From the Helianthus annuus cultivar XRQ/B chromosome 17, HanXRQr2.0-SUNRISE, whole genome shotgun sequence genome, the window ttcacatcgaggaacgaaactacttcaaggaaaactcctcggtattggagcgtgaaggaaggtgcctaaggaagagatgcggacgagatccccaatgatcatacgagcccttgtcgaacaacaagcgatcgagcaagcggtaacaagtctgcttatgactttgttaccctacttgtaagatggatagaataaacaatggtgggcattaccatgcctatgaccatgtttatttgaccattatccagaatcacattgttcgaccaaacatggccaacaatgacgcaagtactgaacgttgttcccacaaccgtggccaacaatgtcaagcaacgaggtaaccgcaaaggacgtgcggttactagagagctaattggaagaacatgaacaccccacaaaggGGCTCATCATTTGATGTCCAATCATGACATCAGAaaactctcttcttcattcaccacttcaaaggtcggttcgaagtttgtgcacaccttcaaacaccatctcagagattggttcgaagtttgtgcatacGCCCAGCAAGGTCtcaggttggttcgacacaccaacaggtggcacccaacccgaggctgagaatttcgcatcagacgaaacattctcaccggtacggaagaggcgtcaaatgactcttccagacctccagcttgatttacaaagagcaaagaccatccacttggtctaggatcttctccagactccaaactaccttctagaccaccatagtccagtactcctcccacatgcaacttgcatatggcagcaacactagactggggggacttgaaggggtatggtcccagatctcgcgtcagcatcgaccgcgagtgaccatgaCCTTTATCAAAACCCTCACTAGCGaaacaacctacttatgtccgtgcgggaacgcatcgacacaatgggtgaatccaatctgtccagtgatggaggagaacttacctggaatattggaacggtagagtgatgcggcatagcatcacatctggtgtatgaaaacggaagtattcacagcgatgcggcctcgcaccgcgtccagtgaacacttctatcaatacaaggaagctggataacagcaacagtcaccacaagcgacgatgcggctagcaccgcatctcgcgtatttcttgatcacaagcaagagacgcgataacatcagatgttaccgcggGTAgtgatgcggctcgcaccgcatcctatacgcccaacaagtgggactgacacaccAGTGCAAGTAGCGCCAatgacagtcatctgtcagggctacgtatgcaacagactgacgtggcgtaacctccacacccgacaagcctgacacacctgcaaaggtgcagcacgtcgtcagtctgtcctcatcctcctccttcactcctcggctataaataccaaccccaaaccaggtttgaggtatctcttcacaactctctcactactactactatcatactttgcttcccaagcagattactgattctcacgccggagagtggtaacaaggagcacccccaccccatcctccttgttacgagtcacggtttgtttccttgtgcaggagatcaacccaccggtgatccagtcaacgatcctcgggaggaagggattaacccttcttgacgagaccagtgagttaaccctgcccggttaaccattgtttcatcaggttgaataaataaattttatatactaaataataaaacaatatatctttaaaaacctcatttattgcacgggttgactaaatatgattttttatattaaataataaaaaagttatatctataagaaccatattgtacgggttgaataaatgtagttttatataccaaataaaaagttatatctttaaaaccacgtgtattacacgggttgaataaatgtaatattgtttaccaaataataaaaaaaattacatctttataAATATgtgcattacacggtttgaataagtgtaattttctgtactaaataataaaaaaatatatatatccttaaaaaatcccgtgtattgtacgaattcaaaaaatctaattttatatatcaaataataaaaagttatatataaaaaatctcatgtattacatgggtcgagtaaatgtaattttgtatagtgaaaataaaagtatttaatatactaatacaaagtttggttttcgtgataaaaatataaatgtaattttgtatggtgaaaataaaaatatttaatatactaatacAAAGTTTGATTTTCGTGATAAAAATTGATTATTCTATtattgcaaaatttgttaacgaagtctcaataaatttaaccctttatttaaaactctgtaaatgtataaatgataaataatattaggtGGTCTTCTAATCGATGGTTCAAATGCTTTCATATTTGTAAATTTGACAAACATCACACGTTTTGTTCATACATCACACAAAAAAGTTTTTGGATATCAGAAACGCGTCTTAAAAATATCATTTTCTAATTGTAAATCTTAGTTattaactatttgattttttatttacgTTTTGTTCATAcatgacacaaaaaaaaaattttggataTCAGAAACGTGTCTTAAAAATATTATTTTCTAATTGTAAATCTTAGTTattaactatttgattttttatttacttaacccgtataatacacgagattattataaaataataaaagaaaggtattctattaataattaataacaaTAAGAGAAACATGTCTCTTAATGTATTTGACTATTTGTAACAAATATGTGACACAAAATAAAATAACGCACCCAAGTTGTAAACATACATTTAGCACAttaattttgttataaaaaaaactaaataataattatccataagatattaaactaataatattaagtagaaggattatctataatataagatattaaactaaataatattaaattaaaaataataattatctataagagattaaattaaattaataattatttataagagatggcctaatatgatgacaagtgtcccaaaagtggtttcttttattatatagtatagatttgcTCGGTTTTACCGCAAGACGCGATATAAAAAAACTAGTATACATTAGTtatatctcaaaaaaaaaaaaaaaaaaaaaatccatttttGCTCTTTTTCTTGGGGCAAATGTTGAGTTTTGGTTCACTGTCCCAACCCCACGTCTCACACCTGTTATATAACCCATTTTCGCTCGATAGTATCGCTGCTGAATCTTTGTGTCATTCCGATCATCAAATTTCATCTTTCTCAAGCATCCGATCATGGCCAAGATTAGGGCTTTTTTCATCCTcgctcttcttcttctctcttcttctttcttccttcAAGGTATCCCTCATTCTCATCTCAGATCTGGATTCATTCAACCTTTCACATTTGCTTCTTTTAATTCCGATCAAGATCCAATTTTGCCCTAGATCTGTTACTCATTGAACATTTGTGCATATTTTAATTCATCTGCTTTTAGATCTGTTATTGTTTGGCATAATTTTGGCTCATGAAGTTCTTGTTTACTGTAGTTGACTTTTTGTTATCGGTCGGTGATGCTGTTTCATTGCTTTATTTAGGAAAATTATTGTCATTTAATCTGTAGGATTGATTGTTATTGCTCATTTAGAATAATTTTTGAGTTTAGGTTTAGATGTTTGTGAATGCATGTTTTAATTTCAGAAATATGTTAATTGGAAGTGTTTGATTTTTATTTGGTTGAACTAAATTGAGAATATATGGAAAAAATTTTAATCATTTCGTGTTATTCGAGGCGTTTGTGTGCCATATATAACTCTGTATAGTTTTGTTCTATAGTTGCTAGGTCTCAGTCTGATCCAGACGCAGAAGCGGATGCCGAACTTGTGGCGGAAACTGTCGAGGAAGGAAGTCATGTTGGTGACGATGTTGAGGATATCGGTATTGGGAATTATAATCCGGCTCCTGGTGTGGAAACCGTGTCGGTTTTCCCTAAAAACTTTGCGAAATGTAAGTTTAATACTTCTTGTTTCTTGTAAGCATCAAAATTCTTGTTACGAGATTTGAATTCCGAGAGTCGTTTTTTGTTTCTACAGTGGTAGTAGCAGGGCAAGAAACTGAACTTTTGATTGGATTGAAAAACGAAGGTAAGTTGTTGTTGGTTTGTTACCTTATGTTTGTTGTTCATTGCATCTGGAGAAAAGTTGTTATATGATAATTTGATATTGTTGATGAACAGGAGAACAAAACGTTAAGGTTTTTGCTGTTCACGCTAGTATTCATCTTCCTTTCGATCATCGGATGTTGGTTCAAAACCTCTCTACAGTGGTAATATATATTACTATAATGATAAATCTTCCGCTCTTTTTAGATAAAAAACTTAGATATGATTTATGTTTCTTCATGCTCTCAGGCTTTCAACGATGCATCGGTCCCTGCTTCAGTTCAAGCTACATTTCCCTATACATTTGCTGTCAGCAAATTCTTGCAGGTAAAATATTAATCACTTCTGTATATGATTTACGTTAACCGACTCAAAAATGATGGTTAGCAAATCAGAATCTTGTTTGATTAGCCATCATATCAATCACATTAAGTGATTCTATAATTTACAAAACTGAGTACTGAGACATTATTTTTTTTGTTGCAGCCTGGAACATTTGATCTTGTTGGGACAATAGTGTACGAGATCGACCAACTACCATACCAGAACGTATTCTATAATGGCACCATTGAAGTTACCGAAGCCGGTGGTCTTGTTAGCGTTGAGACCGTGTTCTTGGTGTCACTTGGACTTGCTCTTCTTGTGCTCTTCGGCTTGTGGGTCCGCACTCAGCTACAGTCTCTTTCCAAggtaattttaaataaaaaatttcCCGGTATATTTTCTGTCATTGCCttttttatgttcttgttgtCATCTGTTTTTGTTAACACCTTCTCGTGGTACAATTACTTAACTGTCCCGATTTTATGGTTAATGTATTCGACTCAGAAAACGAAGAAGATAACTAAGGTGGAAGTTGGAACTCGAACTGTCGATGCATCAATGGATGAGTGGCTGCAGGTTtgtattttctttatttttgtgATTAAAATTTGTTTCTGTATATATCCTTAACAAATATAAGCATTACTGTTGAACAAGATGGCATGGTATAACTGTTGAATTACGTTCTGGATTATGATAATGGAAGAGTTTTTTGCTAATGAACAACTTGTTATGACCTCAGGGAACTGCTTATACTCAATCACAATCGAACaaactgaagaagaagaagtagagGAGTAGTTTTCGATGTTGAGCAAAGGTAGTCAGTCGGTTGTAGAGCGACCAACATTCTCGTTTTCTGTTGAGTTTTAACTAGCAATTACAGGCATTTGTTTTCTTTTTAGAGTGTTTTATATACCTGCAATTTTAGTTTTGGCAAATTTTCAACAACTTTCCAATCGTTTAAATCCTGCTGTTTATTTGTGCCATTGCTCTTGCTTTTGTATCTATGTATGTATATGTTTATATACATGCATAGTTGCATATATACAAAAGTAACCTTTAGTTCGAAAAGTAATCAAGTGAAAAATTAGTGTTTTAATCATAATTATAAACATATGGTTTCCAAGTATAATCTGTGAAGATCGTAGTTTTCCTTGACAATATTTAGAATTTAGAATCATAATAATTTTTGAGTGTATTGTAACCCCTTTCTAACGCCCTTTCGCAAAAATCAATCCAACTTTCTCCATATGTTGTGTGTGTACATGTTCTCGCGATAAAATGGCTGCATTATATGAGGAGCGAGGCGGTAGTCTGCTATGAATTTTGGTCGACCTTCATTCTCAACACTACAACTACGACTCCGGTTTCCTCTTTCAAGCGCTCTGCTTATATCTTTCTTTACACTAAAGCCGCTTCCAGTTTCTAAGATTTTACTCAAAATGCAATGGAAAATTATTCATTGAAGTTATATGTTGAAGACATTAAGAAAACGTTCATGGTGGAAGAATTGTCAAAAGTTTAAAGGGTGAATTGTGTAATTTATTATGAATTAAGTGACTAAAAAAGCAATGAAGGTCAATTTTTGTGGCAAATGTTGAAACATCACAAGTGTTTTCCAACTAATGAATTAGGGTGGAAGCCAAGGTAACTGAACTCATTTTAGTGGCTTTGGTGACAACTGGTCAATTGAATTGATGTTCAATCTAACTCTAGTATGCAATTACATGACAGGCTTATAGATCTATGGATTCATTttggttatgtgttggtattcTGTTTTATTTTTAGGCTTAAAATGTTcggcttttgaaaaaaaaaaaaaaaaaacaattggcCCAAAACAATTAATGTAGACTGAAACATTGAGTATAAAACTTTTGTTACTtgtcattttttttttacatatttgaGCTTAAATTGATTGGGCTTTATAGTTTGTTAtgtattatatttaaaaaaaggtGCTAGTATATAtagattaaataaaaaaatttcaaacaaAAGAACTAATCCATACATTGAATCAAAATTTAATCAAGCaacaaacattcaaacaaaaaaaaaaaaaaatgaaatacaTTCAAACAAAGTATTCAAAGTGCAACAAATATATTCGAAGGACATCAAACATGAATTTATGAACAACGATGTTTACTGATGTTTAGTGTGTCATCTTGGTCCCTACTCCCTAGAAAGTAGAAATGATGCTAACAGAAATTTGATCTATATACCATTTGGAACCCTTAGATGGTCGTTTGAACGATGGTTCGCTTAGAACCCTTAAtacacaaaaataaaataaaacttactAACACTTAAGGTATTAAACCATACTACCGTAGTGAAAGACTCGAACATGGTGGAAGTCTAGGAACTTGTCGTCTTACATGTTATCTCAAAGACACAAACATGAAATAAGGAATGGAATTCTATAGACCAGAAACCTGTTGTCTTAGCACTCTTTGCCTAGTGTCTCTTAAATAGTTAAATCTTAAACATCAAACCGATAACTTATGGCGTTATAATTTAAAATTATCAATAAAgtaatatattaataatgaagTGGATATGCAAAAGGGTAGATGCAACCACAAACACCTACTAAGTTGTTATGTAAACTTTCTGTAAATGCacaaaaacacttttttttttctaaccatACAAACATCTTTACAAATTCTTTATATTTCCACCCACTTCATCACatctttttttagttttttcttaAAAAAGTGTTAGTggaaaacttatttaccaaaatgAGTTATTTGAAAAATATTTCCCGTAATaggtatttttttaaaaacattccATTTCTTATTCCTAATCTTATTGaataaaaaatttataaaatatatatttgtattGTGATTCTAATAATTTTGTTACACTCCATTTTTAAAATATCActtaaatttatgtttttttaattaacacATACTATTCTTAAAGTTAATTTATGTTTTTTCAGCTAATATATACATACCATTGTAACGTTAATTAACGTTTCTTCAAGTAATACATACCATTAAATTTAAGTGATTTTAAAAAGGGGGTATAACGAAAATTATTAGATCATTCATAATGGTTAATACCCCTTTAGGGAGATTTTTTACTACGTTAACATTATAACGTCC encodes:
- the LOC110867666 gene encoding translocon-associated protein subunit alpha; this translates as MAKIRAFFILALLLLSSSFFLQVARSQSDPDAEADAELVAETVEEGSHVGDDVEDIGIGNYNPAPGVETVSVFPKNFAKLVVAGQETELLIGLKNEGEQNVKVFAVHASIHLPFDHRMLVQNLSTVAFNDASVPASVQATFPYTFAVSKFLQPGTFDLVGTIVYEIDQLPYQNVFYNGTIEVTEAGGLVSVETVFLVSLGLALLVLFGLWVRTQLQSLSKKTKKITKVEVGTRTVDASMDEWLQGTAYTQSQSNKLKKKK